The Vigna unguiculata cultivar IT97K-499-35 chromosome 6, ASM411807v1, whole genome shotgun sequence genome contains a region encoding:
- the LOC114188940 gene encoding zinc finger CCCH domain-containing protein 19-like encodes MFKNMEKTTATFLEKEEEEEKPSEEWCFGCKDGGQMIICDHPGCKKVYHPICVGKDAGFFEHVHSWLCSRHFCCQCNDISKFHCLACPKSLCRKCFGASEEFTVVRGVKGLCIDCWKLMEIVEQNLDHDSNGNKIALNDRETYECLFKEYWEIIKVEERLTSEHVFAAQPDFRTCKPFQHHKENSKGEEKKVQNELKEGSRSDAIFAESPDYKKFESLLHHKKVSEVEEAQNEVKEGFTGDVTYVAHADYEKFKSFKHHKKISKVEEEEEESEDEEESEEEESEEEEEDDEEEESDEGNGLMSFTSDEDSKSAKRKRSNAEEFVGWGSKPLISFLESIGKHGTEPLTKWNVNSLIHEYIKVKSLDHPRYKEKFLPDERLFPIFKKKVVSKGDIYYLLEFHIAKRMDDSFEDKNNVQISNSSLDQHLNAKKSCIQSNLSTLIGKPPLRKGESFIKHSHFASINAHNIKLIYLKRSLVLEFSKQPESFLGKIVGTFVRARMDSNDPRQGKSYHLVRVSGVEFDETSKRTLLQVSIMPKAIAISELSDEDFTEQECEDLQQKVKASLLPKLTVAEVQEKAESLHEDIKKHSFTTRLVHLQNQIDRANLRGRNKEKIALLEERERLEQLWKQEQLIKSVPSVRAELVEAKCGDSEDKVIPHS; translated from the exons ATGTTCAAGAACATGGAAAAAACTACAGCAACTTTtctagaaaaagaagaagaagaagaaaaaccctCCGAAGAGTGGTGTTTTGGATGCAAGGATGGTGGGCAAATGATCATCTGTGATCACCC GGGGTGTAAGAAAGTCTATCACCCAATCTGTGTGGGAAAGGATGCCGGTTTTTTTGAGCATGTACATTCATGGTTATGCA GTAGACATTTTTGTTGCCAATGCAatgatatttcaaaatttcactGTCTTGCATGTCCAAAGAGTTTGTGCAGGAAGTGCTTTGGTGCGTCCGAAGAATTTACCGTTGTTAGAGGGGTAAAAGGATTATGCATAGACTGTTGGAAGCTGATGGAGATTGTAGAACAAAATTTAGACCATGACTCAAATGGG AACAAAATAGCCTTGAATGACAGGGAAACATACGAATGCCTGTTCAAAGAATATTGGGAAATTATTAAGGTAGAAGAAAGATTGACTAGTGAGCACGTTTTTGCTGCACAGCCAGATTTCAGAACGTGTAAACCTTTTCAACATCATAAAGAAAACAGTAAAGGTGAAGAGAAAAAAGTACAAAATGAGTTGAAAGAAGGGTCGAGAAGTGATGCTATTTTTGCTGAAAGCCCGGACTACAAAAAGTTTGAGAGTTTGCTACATCATAAAAAAGTTAGTGAAGTTGAAGAAGCTCAAAATGAGGTAAAAGAAGGGTTTACTGGTGATGTTACTTATGTTGCACATGCTGACTACgaaaagtttaaaagttttaagcatcataaaaaaattagtaaagtagaagaagaagaagaagaaagtgaagatgaagaagaaagtgaggaagaagaaagtgaggaagaagaagaagacgatgaagaggaagaaagtgaCGAAGGAAATGGTTTGATGTCATTTACTAGTGATGAAGATAGTAAGTCAGCTAAAAGGAAAAGGAGCAACGCAGAGGAGTTTGTGGGATGGGGATCAAAACCTCTCATTAGCTTCCTTGAATCCATTGGGAAACATGGAACTGAACCATTAACCAAATGGAATGTGAATTCTCTCATACATGAATACATCAAAGTGAAAAGCCTTGACCACCCTAGATACAAGGAGAAGTTCCTCCCTGATGAACGGTTGTTTcctatatttaaaaagaaagttgTCTCAAAAGGGGATATATATTATCTGCTTGAGTTTCACATTGCCAAGAGAATGGACGATTCATTTGAGGATAAAAACAATGTTCAAATCAGTAACAGTTCACTGGACCAGCATCTCAATGCTAAGAAATCATGCATTCAAAGCAATTTGTCAACCTTAATTGGAAAACCTCCATTGAGAAAGGGAGAGTCTTTTATCAAGCATAGCCACTTTGCATCCATTAATGCCCATAATATAAAGCTCATTTATCTAAAACGAAGTTTGGTGCTTGAGTTTTCAAAACAGCCTGAAAGTTTTCTTGGTAAGATTGTTGGGACTTTCGTCCGAGCTAGAATGGATTCCAATGATCCTAGGCAAGGGAAGTCTTACCATCTCGTGAGAGTTTCAG GTGTTGAATTTGATGAAACGTCTAAGAGAACCCTCTTGCAAGTTTCCATAATGCCTAAGGCCATTGCCATTTCAGAGCTCTCTGATGAAGATTTCACAGAG CAAGAATGTGAGGATTTGCAGCAAAAAGTGAAAGCCAGCTTGCTCCCAAAGTTAACTGTG GCTGAGGTTCAAGAAAAGGCTGAAAGTCTTCATGAGgatataaaaaaacat AGCTTCACTACTCGCTTAGTTCATCTGCAAAATCAAATTGACCGTGCAAATCTCAGAGGACGAAATAAAGA AAAAATTGCATTACTTGAGGAAAGGGAACGGCTTGAACAACTATGGAAACAAGAACAACTGATAAAGAGCGTACCATCAGTTCGTGCAGAGCTTGTTGAGGCAAAATGTGGTGATTCAGAAGACAAAGTGATTCCTCACTCTTAA
- the LOC114188787 gene encoding transcription factor MYB4-like produces MKTPCCESMGMKKGPWTAEEDQILVSHIQRYGHGNWRALPKQAGLLRCGKSCRLRWINYLRPDIKRGKFSKEEEDTILKLHEILGNRWSAIATSLPGRTDNEIKNFWHTHLKKRIQKSRVHINGNASSHILQEAQANSSSSSSAVSSVYGDVMLDNYGLPSRKNPINPPIVGTGFYGAVSSDTFGETEDNHGSCQLSEEMEFWYNIFVKSGQTS; encoded by the exons ATGAAGACTCCTTGCTGTGAGAGCATGGGAATGAAGAAGGGACCTTGGACTGCAGAGGAAGATCAGATATTGGTTTCTCATATTCAACGATATGGCCATGGCAACTGGCGTGCCCTTCCTAAACAAGCTG GATTGTTAAGGTGTGGCAAGAGTTGCAGGCTTCGTTGGATAAATTACCTGAGGCCAGATATTAAACGAGGGAAATTCagcaaggaagaagaagatacCATCCTAAAGCTGCATGAAATTCTTGGAAATAG GTGGTCTGCTATAGCGACAAGCTTACCCGGAAGAACAGACAACGAAATAAAGAATTTTTGGCATACCCATTTGAAGAAGAGGATCCAAAAAAGTAGAGTGCATATAAATGGCAATGCTTCATCGCATATCTTGCAAGAGGCTCAAGCAAATAGTTCGTCAAGTTCAAGTGCAGTTTCTAGTGTCTATGGAGATGTAATGCTTGACAATTACGGTTTACCCTCAAGGAAGAATCCAATCAATCCACCTATTGTAGGTACTGGCTTTTATGGTGCAGTCTCCTCAGATACTTTTGGAGAAACTGAGGACAATCATGGTTCTTGTCAGCTAAGCGAAGAAATGGAATTTTGGTACAATATATTCGTCAAATCAGGGCAAACATCATGA
- the LOC114187193 gene encoding uncharacterized protein LOC114187193, with product MALGISNILHCPKLSFSHSNLRPKVSTSLRFPQTATWSDRKIVCAAASAAGSSNSDGDINPYEVLGVSPLEKFDMVKAAYAKRKKEAEMKGDEATASRLEKAYDKLMMAQLTNRKKGVTFGSFKVSKEIKYADKQPILPWGPRFTKSSQNDIRINLAISAVFTAWILVKRSAEYKPLQFLAFAFVYRLFEKLKAFESPVTRIYNEEGEDTGEGLRMGKRLLRALALVFGCVAISSLAYTFILNIIEFAGGFIPALLYNNQELVITTSSAVMLYIMASYYR from the exons ATGGCTCTAGGAATCTCGAACATTCTGCACTGCCCCAAATTGAGTTTCTCCCACAGCAATCTCCGTCCCAAAGTTTCAACCTCTCTCAG GTTTCCCCAGACGGCAACATGGAGTGATAGAAAGATTGTCTGTGCTGCTGCATCTGCGGCAGGGAGCTCCAATTCCGATGGTGACATTAATCCTTATGAG GTGCTAGGTGTAAGCCCTCTGGAGAAATTTGACATGGTCAAGGCAGCATATgcaaaaagaaagaaggaagCTGAGATGAAGGGCGATGAAGCAACTGCTTCCAGA CTGGAAAAGGCATATGACAAACTCATGATGGCTCAGTTGACTAATCGGAAAAAGGGTGTAACTTTTGGATCATTTAAG GTTTCAAAGGAGATTAAGTATGCTGACAAGCAGCCAATTCTACCTTGGGGGCCAAG GTTTACTAAATCAAGTCAAAATGACATACGCATAAACTTGGCAATATCTGCTGTTTTT ACAGCATGGATCCTTGTTAAGCGCAGTGCTGAATATAAACCTTTGCAGTTTTTAGCATTTGCCTTTGTTTATAGGCTTTTTGAGAAGTTAAAAGCCTTTGAATCTCCTGTAACCCGCATATATAAT GAAGAGGGTGAAGACACAGGAGAAGGATTGCGCATGGGGAAACGACTGCTCCGAGCATTGGCTTTGGTTTTTGGATGTGTAGCAATTTCATCTTTG gcatatacttttattttgaacATAATTGAGTTTGCTGGTGGTTTTATTCCTGCACTTTTGTACAACAATCAG GAATTGGTAATCACCACTTCATCGGCAGTGATGCTTTATATCATGGCATCTTATTATAGATAG
- the LOC114187113 gene encoding probable low-specificity L-threonine aldolase 1 isoform X1: MEFESNNEKMVAKIVDLRSDTVTKPTEAMRGAMAIAEVDDDILGRDPSCVRLETEMAKLLGKEAAVFVPSGTMANLISVLVHCDIRGSEVILGHDSHIHIYENGGIATLGGVHPRTVKNNEDGTMDIALIEAAIRDPKGELVYPTTRLICLENTHGNCGGRCLSVEYTDRVGEVAKKHGLKLHIDGARIFNASVALGVPVDRLVQAADSVSVCLSKGLGAPVGSVIVGSNSFISKARRLRKTLGGGMRQVGILCAAALVALQENVEKLESDHKKAKLLADGLNEIKGLRVNTSAVETNMIYVEIEEGSGITASKLCKDLEDYGILLMTLGSSRLRIVFHHQISGSDVEYTLWCFQEAVNGVRNENGK; encoded by the exons ATGGAATTTGAATCCAATAATG AGAAAATGGTAGCTAAGATAGTTGATCTTCGGTCAGATACAGTGACAAAACCAACTGAAGCAATGCGAGGTGCCATGGCAATTGCTGAGGTTGATGATGATATTCTTGGACGTGACCCCTCCTGTGTTCGGTTGGAGACAGAGATGGCAAAGTTGTTGGGAAAGGAAGCTGCAGTTTTTGTTCCATCAGGCACCATGGCCAACCTTATATCTGTGCTTGTGCACTGTGACATTAGAGGGAGTGAAGTTATTCTTGGACACGATTCCCACATACACATTTATGAGAATGGAGGCATTGCAACCCTCGGAGGGGTGCATCCAAGAACAGTTAAGAACAATGAAGATGGCACAATGGACATTGCTTTGATCGAGGCTGCAATCAGAGATCCAAAGGGAGAATTGGTATATCCAACCACAAGGCTTATTTGCTTGGAAAATACTCATGGAAA CTGTGGTGGTAGATGTCTTTCTGTTGAATACACAGACAGAGTAGGAGAGGTTGCTAAAAAACATGGATTGAAGCTTCACATTGATGGAGCCAGAATATTTAATGCATCAGTT GCACTAGGTGTCCCGGTGGATAGGCTTGTTCAAGCAGCTGATTCAGTTTCg GTATGTCTGTCAAAAGGCCTTGGTGCTCCAGTTGGATCAGTGATTGTTGGTTCCAATAGCTTTATCAGCAAG GCTAGAAGGCTGAGAAAAACCTTAGGTGGTGGAATGAGGCAAGTTGGTATCCTTTGTGCAGCTGCACTTGTTGCTTTACAGGAAAATGTTGAAAAGCTAGAAAGTGATCACAAGAAAGCTAAACTTTTGGCTG ATGGATTGAATGAAATTAAAGGCCTTAGAGTGAACACCTCTGCTGTGGAAACCAATATG ATATATGTCGAAATTGAAGAGGGCTCAGGAATTACAGCATCGAAGCTGTGCAAGGACTTGGAAGACTATGGTATTCTTCTCATGACACTTGGCTCATCAAG ATTGAGAATTGTGTTCCACCACCAAATATCTGGAAGTGACGTTGAGTACACCTTGTGGTGCTTTCAG GAAGCTGTGAATGGTGTACGAAATGAAAATGGGAAGTAA
- the LOC114187113 gene encoding probable low-specificity L-threonine aldolase 1 isoform X2: MVAKIVDLRSDTVTKPTEAMRGAMAIAEVDDDILGRDPSCVRLETEMAKLLGKEAAVFVPSGTMANLISVLVHCDIRGSEVILGHDSHIHIYENGGIATLGGVHPRTVKNNEDGTMDIALIEAAIRDPKGELVYPTTRLICLENTHGNCGGRCLSVEYTDRVGEVAKKHGLKLHIDGARIFNASVALGVPVDRLVQAADSVSVCLSKGLGAPVGSVIVGSNSFISKARRLRKTLGGGMRQVGILCAAALVALQENVEKLESDHKKAKLLADGLNEIKGLRVNTSAVETNMIYVEIEEGSGITASKLCKDLEDYGILLMTLGSSRLRIVFHHQISGSDVEYTLWCFQEAVNGVRNENGK, encoded by the exons ATGGTAGCTAAGATAGTTGATCTTCGGTCAGATACAGTGACAAAACCAACTGAAGCAATGCGAGGTGCCATGGCAATTGCTGAGGTTGATGATGATATTCTTGGACGTGACCCCTCCTGTGTTCGGTTGGAGACAGAGATGGCAAAGTTGTTGGGAAAGGAAGCTGCAGTTTTTGTTCCATCAGGCACCATGGCCAACCTTATATCTGTGCTTGTGCACTGTGACATTAGAGGGAGTGAAGTTATTCTTGGACACGATTCCCACATACACATTTATGAGAATGGAGGCATTGCAACCCTCGGAGGGGTGCATCCAAGAACAGTTAAGAACAATGAAGATGGCACAATGGACATTGCTTTGATCGAGGCTGCAATCAGAGATCCAAAGGGAGAATTGGTATATCCAACCACAAGGCTTATTTGCTTGGAAAATACTCATGGAAA CTGTGGTGGTAGATGTCTTTCTGTTGAATACACAGACAGAGTAGGAGAGGTTGCTAAAAAACATGGATTGAAGCTTCACATTGATGGAGCCAGAATATTTAATGCATCAGTT GCACTAGGTGTCCCGGTGGATAGGCTTGTTCAAGCAGCTGATTCAGTTTCg GTATGTCTGTCAAAAGGCCTTGGTGCTCCAGTTGGATCAGTGATTGTTGGTTCCAATAGCTTTATCAGCAAG GCTAGAAGGCTGAGAAAAACCTTAGGTGGTGGAATGAGGCAAGTTGGTATCCTTTGTGCAGCTGCACTTGTTGCTTTACAGGAAAATGTTGAAAAGCTAGAAAGTGATCACAAGAAAGCTAAACTTTTGGCTG ATGGATTGAATGAAATTAAAGGCCTTAGAGTGAACACCTCTGCTGTGGAAACCAATATG ATATATGTCGAAATTGAAGAGGGCTCAGGAATTACAGCATCGAAGCTGTGCAAGGACTTGGAAGACTATGGTATTCTTCTCATGACACTTGGCTCATCAAG ATTGAGAATTGTGTTCCACCACCAAATATCTGGAAGTGACGTTGAGTACACCTTGTGGTGCTTTCAG GAAGCTGTGAATGGTGTACGAAATGAAAATGGGAAGTAA
- the LOC114187420 gene encoding protein G1-like5: protein METVQSPVTTTGGGGGGGGSSSTTTPSRYENQKRRDWNTFSQYLRNHRPPLTVAMCSGAHVLEFLHYLDQFGKTKVHNPTCPFFGLPNPPAPCPCPLRQAWGSLDALIGRLRAAYEENGGRAESNPFGARAVRLYLHDVREFQAKARGVSYEKKRKRPKSSTISNATPVTTSPNATATAT from the coding sequence ATGGAGACCGTGCAATCCCCAGTAACAACCACTGGTGgaggcggcggcggcggcggtaGTAGTAGTACTACTACTCCGAGTAGGTACGAGAACCAGAAGCGGCGAGACTGGAACACCTTCAGCCAGTATCTGCGGAACCACCGGCCGCCGCTGACGGTGGCGATGTGCAGTGGGGCGCACGTGCTGGAATTCCTGCACTACCTGGACCAATTCGGGAAGACGAAGGTGCACAACCCGACGTGCCCGTTCTTCGGGCTGCCTAACCCTCCGGCGCCGTGCCCCTGCCCGCTCCGCCAGGCCTGGGGCAGCCTGGACGCCCTCATCGGCCGCCTCCGCGCCGCCTACGAGGAGAACGGCGGCAGAGCCGAAAGCAACCCGTTCGGCGCCCGCGCCGTGCGGCTGTACTTGCATGATGTTCGCGAGTTTCAGGCGAAGGCGAGAGGAGTGAGCTAcgagaagaagagaaagaggcCAAAGTCCTCCACCATCTCTAATGCAACTCCTGTTACCACTTCCCCTAATGCCACTGCTACTGCAACTTAG